A stretch of DNA from Gemmatimonadota bacterium:
CCGTGGTACTGGGCGGCGCGAGCGCCGCGACGCTGGCGGGCGAGGTCGGGGCGCGGGCGCGGCTGCGGCGGCGGAACGCGCTGCTCGTGCTGGCAGGGCTCTCCGCGGTGGCGCTGGCCCTGGGCCTGGCCGGCCCGGACCGCAGCCGCGCCGGCTGGGCGCCGCTGCTTAACCCCGTCGAGTACCTCTCGCCGGCGCCGCTCCCGCCCCTCGCGGTCGAGCCCGGGGATGCGGAAGTGCCACGCGGCGGCAGCCTGGACGTGCGGGTCGAGGCGCCGGGTCGCCTGCAGGTAACGCTGCACTGGCGCAGTGCGGGCGACGTGCCCCGCCAGCGCACTCTGCGGCTCGAGTCGGCGCGGGTCGCAACGCAGCTCGCGGGCATTGACGCGCCGCTCGGCTACTGGGTGACCGCGCCCGATGGTGCGGCCAGCGCCACCTTCCACGTCACGCCACTCGACCCGCTGCTGGTATCCGACCTGGTGGTCGACGTCACGTATCCGGCCTACCTCGAGCAGCCGCCGGAGCGCTTCGAGGGCGAGGTGCCGCCGCTGGAAGTGCCGGCGGGGACGGTGCTCGAGATCCGGGGCCGGGCGACCCGCCGGCTGCGCGAGGCCGCGCTGGTCCGGAAGGATGGCGGCTCGCGCGTCAGGCTGGTGACGCTAGCGGATCGGTTCACGGGCCGGTGGATGCCGGCGGCGGGCGGGGTGTACGACTGGCGGCTGATCGACCAGGCGGGCGGCGGGGCCGCGGCAACGCCGCCGCCCATCGAGCTCAGCATGCTGGAGGACCGCGCGCCGCAGGTCGAGATCACGTTCCCGGGCGCCGACACGCTGCTCGGTCCGGAACTGACGCAGCCGGTCGTAGCGGACGCTCGGGACGACCACGGCCTGGCCGCCGCGACGCTGGTAAGCTGGCGGGTGAGCGCACTGGGCGACCGTGACCCGGCCGTCGAGGAAGGGATCCCCCTGGAAGGCGAGGCGGAGCGGGTGGTGCTGCGGGCGGTGCTCGACGCCAGCGCGCGCCGGCTGCTGCCGGGCGACACGCTGCGCTACTTCGTGCGCGTCGTGGACAGCTCGCCGGCCAGGCAGGTCGGCGTCTCGCGCAGCTACGCGCTGCGCCTGCCGAGCATGGAGGAGCTGCGCAGGCGCGCGGCGGAGGCGGCCGAGTCGCTGGTCGAAGACGCGGAGTCGCTGGCGCGCTTGGCGCGGCAGCAGGAGCAGGCGGCACGCGACGCGCAGCGGCGGGCATCGGGCAGCAGCTCGCGCTCCGAGTCCGCCCGTGCGTCGGCTGGCGCCCGCGGCCGGGCGCGGCCGGGGCAGCAGGGCGAGAGTTCTGCTGACCTGGCGTTCCGCGAGGCCGAGCAGGCCCGCCAGGTGCTCGAGCGCCAGGAGGCGATGGTGCGGCGGGTCGAGGAACTGCGCGCGCGCACCGAGGCGCTGGACCGGGCCATCGAGGCCGCAGGGCTGCGCGATCCGGCGCTGCAGCAGCGGCTGGAGGAGTTGCGCCAGCTCTACGAGCAGATGCTGACGCCGGAGCTGCTCGAGAAGCTGGCCGAGCTGCGGGCGTCGCTGCAGGAGCTGGATCCGGAGCGCGTGCGGGAGGCGGTCGAGCAGCTCGCGCGCCAGCAGCAGGAGTTCCGGCGTCGCATCGAGCAGAGCCTCGAGCTGCTGCGGCGCGCGGCCGCGGAGCAGCAGATGAGCTCGCTGGCCAGGCAGGCGGAAGAGCTGGCGACCCAGGAGCAGGCGCTGGCCGAGGCGCTGAAGACGGAAGAGCCGCCCACGGCGGCGCGCGCGGAGCAGCAGCGGCAGCTCATGGAGCGGGCCGACTCGTTGAGCCAGGCGCTGAACCAACTGCAGCAGCGGCTGGCGGAGCAGGGGGAGTCGCAGGCGGCGGCGCAGACGGTGCGGGCGGCCGAGCAGGTGCAGTCGGCGCAGCAGCGGATGGCACAGTCGGCGCAGTCCGCGGCGCAGGCGGCCGAGCAAGCGCAGCAAGCGCAGCAGTCGGAGTCGCGTGCGCAGCAGCAGTCGGCGCGGCAGCAGGCGGGCCAGGCAGCGGAGCAGGCGCAGCAGGCGGCGGCGCAGCTTGCCGAGGCGGCGCGGTCGCTCAACGCCACCCGGCAGGCCATGGCCGAGTCGTGGCGCCAGGAAGTGCAGGAGACGGTGCAGCGCGCGACCAACGACGCCCTGGCCCTGGCGCAGCGGCAGAACGCGCTCCTGCAGCAGATGCAGCAGGCGCAGCAGCAGCGGGGCGGCGCGAGTCCATCGGAGATGCAGGGCATGCGGGCGGAGCAGGCTGCGCTGCAGCAGGGTCTCGAAGCTTTGGGCCGCAACCTGGCGGAGGCGGGGCAGCGCTCGGCCATGGTCAATCGTGATGTGGGCGCGGCGCTCGGCCGGGCGCTGCTGAGCAGCCAGCAGACGGTGGAGGCGCTGGAGGGGAAGAACGGCCCCCGGCGCGTGCCGGTACAGGAAGCCATGCAGACACTGGATGCGCTGAACCGGCTGGCGCTGGCGCTGCTGGCGAACAGCGAGCAGATCGCGCAGTCTGAGTCGGGCACCGGGCTGCAGCAGATGCTCGAGCAGTTGGCTGAGCTGGCCAAGCGCCAGGGGGCGGTCAACGGGCAGGCCAACTCGCTGCTCCCGCTGGACCTGGCGCCGCAGGTGCTGACTGAGCAACTGCAGCGGCTAGCGCGGGCGCAGCAGCAGGTGGCCAAGGAGCTGGGCGGGCTGCAGCACACGCGGGGCGGGCGGGAGCACGTGCTGGGCGAGCTCGAGGCCATGGCGCAGGAAGCGGAGCAGCTCGCGCGCGAGCTGGCCGGCGGCCGGTTGACTCCGGAGCTGCTGGCGCGACAGGAGCGACTGTTCCACCGCCTGCTCGATGCAGGACACACGCTCGAGCGGGACGAGGTGAGCGACGAGCGCGTGGCCGAGCGGCCGAGCGCGGTGCCGCCGTCCCGCGCCCAGCCGCTGGACCCCGAACTGCTGCAGGGTGGGCCGCGATTCCCGCTGCCCGATCCGGAGCAGCTCCGCGCGCTGCCGCCCGCCTATCGGCGCCTGATCCTCGAGTACTTCGACCGGCTGAACCGCGGCCCAGCGCAGGAGGCCCGCAAGTGAGGCACGCCGCGGAGCTCCTGACGGCGGGGTGCGCGGCGCGCGGCGTCGCCGGGGCTGTGCTGCTCGCTGCGCTGCTGGCAGCCGGCGCGGGCGCGGGCGCGGCGGCCGCCCAGGTGGTGAACGGCCAGGGCGCGGAAGAGATCCGGCTGCTGCGCGAGTCGGCGGTGCGCGAGGCGACTGGCGACCTGGCGGGCGCGGAGCGCATCCTGCGCGAGATCCTGGCGGACCGGCCCGAGTCCCTGAGCGCGCTGCTCTCGCTCGAGCGGCTGCTGCGCATGCAGGAGCGGACCGCAGAGCTGCTCCCGCTGATTGACCGCTTGCTGGCCGTGGACCCGGCCTCCGCCATCGGGCACCAGATGCGACTGCGCACGTACTCGGCGCTGGACCGCGTGGCCGAGCTCGAGCAGGCGGGCGAGAGCTGGATCCGGGCGACGCCGCGGCTGGAAACGCCGTACCGGGAGATCGCGCGGGCGTGGGAGGCGCGGGGCGAGTATGCCCCGGCCGTCGAGGTGCTCGAGCGCGGGCGCAGGCGAGTGGGGCGCGAGGATGCGCTGGCACTCGAGCTGGGCGACCAGTACGCGGCGCTGGGCGACTACGCGCGCGCCGTCCGCGAGTGGAACCGGGCCGTGGGCGGCGACGCCCGGGGGCTCCTGCTGGTGCGCAGACGGCTGGCGTCCCTGCCTGATGGCGGCGCGCAGCTCCTGCCTGCACTGATCGACTCGCTCACCGGCGGGCGCACCAGCATCGAGCGGCGGCGGGCGGCGGCCGAGCTGGCGATCGATGCGGGGCTGGGCACCCGCGCCGAGGCCATCGCCCGGCTGGTGGCCGAGGCGCTGACCGGCGCGGAGCGGCAGAGCTTCCTGGTCGAGACCGCGCGCCGCGCCGATGGTGCCTCGCTGCCCGCGCTGGCGTATTGGGGCTACTCGACGCTGCTGGCGGAGGGCGGGCCGGTCGAGCAGTTGTTGGCGGTCCGCAGCCGCCTGGCCGAGTTGGCGCTGGCCCTGGGCGATACAGCGGCGGCGCGGGAGAGCTACCTGGCGCTCGAGCGGGCTGCGGCGGTGGGCTCCGCCGAGCGGCGCCGCGCCGCCGCGGTACGCCTCGAGCTGACGGCGCGGGAAGGGAAGGCGGCGGCGGCGGCGAGAGAGTTCGACGAGTTCCGCAGACAGTTCCCGGAGGCGCCCGAGCTGGATGCGGTCGCCGCCGCGCTGGCTGCCAGCCTGGCCGCCGAAGGCGAGGTCGAGCGCGCCGAGCGGCTGCTGGTGGGGATCAACGGGCCGCGCTCGAACCTGGCCCGCGGGCGGCTCGCCCTGCGGCAGGGGGAGGTGGCGCGCGCCCGCTCCGCGTTCCTGGCTGCGGCGCCCGCGCTGCACGGCGCGGAAGCCACCCAGGCCATCGCTCTGGCCACACTGCTGGGCCGGGTCTTGCCTGAGGGCGGACGGCTGCTGGCGCGTGCCCTGGCGCGCGCCGGCACAGGCGAGGTCGCCGGAGCTGTGGCACTGCTGCACAAGGGCGCCGGCGAGCTGCATGTCTCCGAGCGGCCAGCAGTCCTGGATTTCGCGGCCACACTGGCGGACCTGGCGGAGCTGCGCGAGGAGGCATCCCGCATCCGGCGGGAAATCATTGCTGAGCACCCCCGCGCGCCGGAAGTCGCGGCGGCGCTGCTCGGGCTGGCCCGCGCCTTGCTGGAACAGCCGAGCGGGCTGGAAGAGGCGCAGGAGTTGCTGCGGCGCCTTATTCTCGAGCACCCGCGCAGCGCGCTGGTGCCCCAGGCCCGGCGCGAGCTGGAACGGGCGCAGGGGCGAGTGCCGCACTCTTAGTTTAATGGTCGAGTTTGTAAGTACGGCCATGGCCGAATGCGGCCGTATTTGCGGATTCGACCACTTACCCGGCAGGAGTGAAGCGGTGAACCATTCGGCCGTCTGTGGCCGGGCACCAGGACGGCTCACGGGAGAAGTCGTAGGAAGGAAGTTGAAGCTCATGCGTCACCTGCTGCTGTTGCTCGCGGGCCTGGCTCTGGCCGCCGTTCCCGCGTCGGCGCAATACCTGGTCGTCCCTATGGACGGCGCGCAGACCAACCATCTCAAGGCCTACGGCCTCACTTACTGGACGCTGCAGCAGGGACTGAGCGCGGAGTGGCTGCTGAACTACCGGTCCGGCTCGTTCCTGCTGCCGGACCGGCCGCAAGTCCGGCGCGAGGCGGCACTGCGCGGCGTCGCGGTCGAGGCGGCCACGGCAGGGCAGGTGGCGCAGATCCGGGCCGCCATCGACGAGTCCAACATGGAGAGCGTAATCCTGGAGAAGGCGCCGCAGATGGCGATCTACACGCCGCCCAACGCGGCGCCCTGGGACGATGCGGTGACGCTCGCGCTGACCTACGCGGACATCCCGTACGACAAGGTGTGGGACCGGGAAGTGCTGCAGGGCCG
This window harbors:
- a CDS encoding tetratricopeptide repeat protein; translation: MRHAAELLTAGCAARGVAGAVLLAALLAAGAGAGAAAAQVVNGQGAEEIRLLRESAVREATGDLAGAERILREILADRPESLSALLSLERLLRMQERTAELLPLIDRLLAVDPASAIGHQMRLRTYSALDRVAELEQAGESWIRATPRLETPYREIARAWEARGEYAPAVEVLERGRRRVGREDALALELGDQYAALGDYARAVREWNRAVGGDARGLLLVRRRLASLPDGGAQLLPALIDSLTGGRTSIERRRAAAELAIDAGLGTRAEAIARLVAEALTGAERQSFLVETARRADGASLPALAYWGYSTLLAEGGPVEQLLAVRSRLAELALALGDTAAARESYLALERAAAVGSAERRRAAAVRLELTAREGKAAAAAREFDEFRRQFPEAPELDAVAAALAASLAAEGEVERAERLLVGINGPRSNLARGRLALRQGEVARARSAFLAAAPALHGAEATQAIALATLLGRVLPEGGRLLARALARAGTGEVAGAVALLHKGAGELHVSERPAVLDFAATLADLAELREEASRIRREIIAEHPRAPEVAAALLGLARALLEQPSGLEEAQELLRRLILEHPRSALVPQARRELERAQGRVPHS